The segment CCAATTGTTGAAACAGGCGGGTGCGACAGTGATCGGCACCTGTGGTGCCGCGGAAAAGGTGGAACTCGCTCGCAAGGCCGGCGCGGATCACGTGATCCGCTATGACGAGCTCGATTTCGAGGCCGAGGTGGCTGCTTTCACCGATGGGCGTGGCTGCGACGTCGTCTACGATTCGGTCGGCCAGGCGACCTTCGAGGGCAGTCTCAAATGCGTCCGTCCACGAGGATTGCTCGCGCTATTCGGTCAGTCGAGCGGGCCGGTGCCGCCCTTCGATCTCCAGCGCCTCAACGCGGGCGGCTCGCTCTTCGTGACGCGCCCCTCCCTCGCGCACTACACCGCTGGCCGGGAAGAACTCGAAATGCGCGCGAGCGGGGTCCTCGATGCTGTCGCAGGCGGGCGGCTCGATGTGCGCATCGGCGCGCGCTTTGCCCTGGCTGAGGCTGCGGATGCCCATCGCGCTCTGGAAGGCCGAAGAACGACCGGCAAGGTCATCCTGCTTCCCGGCTGAAGGCGCTACTTGAAGCGTCGCCCTCGCTGGGAAGCTTCGCGATCATTTCTGTAGTCGCAGACGGGCACCCCGTATCCGCAGCTCGTCTGGGTGGAAGCGATGTGCACCACCACGATCTGCCGGAGGCCCTTCTCGAGTCGGCAGTCCTTCAAGAGCTGTTCGGCGTAAGGGGAGGCCTCCAGGCTCTGGGTCTCGGCCCGCCCGTAGAGGCGTACGATCGCAGCGTCGATCGCGTCCATGGACATGAACATCAATGTGATCGGCCCCTCGGCATCCGCATGACGGGCGGTCTCGTTGCCGCTGCCGTGGTAGTCGAGGTAGGCGACCGTGCGTTCGTCGATCACGGCGAGCGGAACATTGCCCTTCGGCGAGCAGTTGACGGGCCCCTGGCCTTCCGGACCGGGCTCGAGATCCGGGTGGGCCGATGCGACGAAGAAGAGCCTGGATTCCCGGATGAGATCGAGTTGTTCTGGAGAAAGCGCGGTGTAGCGGGTCGCCATGGTCAGATCTCC is part of the bacterium genome and harbors:
- a CDS encoding quinone oxidoreductase, coding for MSHAIVIRETGDASSLRWEPHDPGEPGPGQVRVALRAAGVNFIDVYMRSGSYPRPVPFVAGLEGAGVVEAMGRSVEGLVVGDRVAWAAAPGSYAETVNAQATSVVKIPEAVSFEVAAAVMLQGMTAHYLLNGCRTTNEGDVALVHAAAGGVGLLLIQLLKQAGATVIGTCGAAEKVELARKAGADHVIRYDELDFEAEVAAFTDGRGCDVVYDSVGQATFEGSLKCVRPRGLLALFGQSSGPVPPFDLQRLNAGGSLFVTRPSLAHYTAGREELEMRASGVLDAVAGGRLDVRIGARFALAEAADAHRALEGRRTTGKVILLPG
- a CDS encoding pyridoxamine 5'-phosphate oxidase family protein, which translates into the protein MATRYTALSPEQLDLIRESRLFFVASAHPDLEPGPEGQGPVNCSPKGNVPLAVIDERTVAYLDYHGSGNETARHADAEGPITLMFMSMDAIDAAIVRLYGRAETQSLEASPYAEQLLKDCRLEKGLRQIVVVHIASTQTSCGYGVPVCDYRNDREASQRGRRFK